The DNA region GAGGAACTCATGGAACTCTCGACCGCCGTCATACTCGCGATCGCCTTGCTGGGGCTGTTCTACCTGGTTGCCATCTATAACCGACTCGTGGCCTTGCGCAATCGCTTTCGTAACGCCTTTGCCCAGATCGAGGTGCAGCTCAAGCGCCGCCATGACCTGATCCCCAATCTGGTGGAGATCGCCAAGCGTTACCTGGCGCACGAGCGCGAGACCCTGGAGGCGGTGGTCGCGGCGCGTCAGGGGGCGGTGGCGGGACTGGCGCGGGCGGCGGCGAACCCGGCGAACGCGGCGGCCATCACCGGGCTCGGTCAGGCGGAGGGGGCGCTGACGGGGGCCTTGGGGCGCCTGAATCTGGTGGTGGAGGCCTATCCGGACCTCAAGGCCGATGCCAACATGCGCCAATTGCACGAGGAACTGGCGAGCACGGAAAACAAGGTGGCCTTCGCCCGCCAGTCCTTCAACGATGAGGTGATGGCCTACAACACCTATCGTCAATCCTTCCCGCAGCATCTGCTGGCCGGCCTGTTCGGCCATGGCGAGGATGCGCGCTGGCTGGAGTTCGCCGATAGCGCGGCGATCCAGCAGGCGCCCAAGGTCAGCTTCTAGCCGTCACGGCCCATGGATTTCTTTGGTGCTCAGGATTCGGCCCGGCGGCGCGCGGGCTGGCTGCTACTGCTCTTCGGGCTGGGGGCCACCGGCCTGGTGGTCCTTACCAGCCTCTTGATGATGTTCATCCTGGGCTTGTTCGGGACGGTGACCGCCGCCGATCCGATGGGTACCTGGATGGATTTTGATGGGCAGACCTTCACCGGCTTCGCCATCCTGGTGACCCTCGTGATCGCCGCCGGCAGCCTCTATAAAATGGTGGTCCTGTCACGAGGCGGCGCCGCGGTGGCGGAGGCCTTGGGCGGGCGCCTGATCGCCCCGGATACGGATGATCCCAAGGCGCGCCGGGTACTGAATTTGGTGGAGGAAATGGCCATCGCCTCGGGGACTCCGGTGCCGACTCTTTATGTGTTGGAGGGGGAGGCCGGGATCAACGCCTTTGCCGCCGGTCTCACCCCGGCCCATGCCGTGATCGGCTTGACCCAGGGGGCGGTGGACGGCCTGTCCCGTGACCAGCTCCAAGGGGTGATAGGCCACGAATTCAGCCATATCCTCAACGGCGACATGCGGTTGAATATCCGCCTGGCGGGCCTACTGCACGGGATTCTGCTCATTGGCCTGATCGGGCGGGGGCTGTTCCAGGCCGGTGGGCAGGGCGCGGGCCGACGCGGGCGTGACAGCTTTGCCTTCATGTTGGTGGGAGCGGGGCTCGTGGCGACCGGCTCTTTCGGCACCCTCTTCGCGAATCTCATCAAGGCCGCGGTGAGCCGGCAGCGCGAGTTTTTGGCGGATGCCTCCGCTGTCCAGTTCACCCGTAATCCCCAGGGTATTGCCGGGGCCCTCAAGCGT from Chromatiaceae bacterium includes:
- a CDS encoding LemA family protein, which gives rise to MELSTAVILAIALLGLFYLVAIYNRLVALRNRFRNAFAQIEVQLKRRHDLIPNLVEIAKRYLAHERETLEAVVAARQGAVAGLARAAANPANAAAITGLGQAEGALTGALGRLNLVVEAYPDLKADANMRQLHEELASTENKVAFARQSFNDEVMAYNTYRQSFPQHLLAGLFGHGEDARWLEFADSAAIQQAPKVSF